In a genomic window of Sulfurisphaera tokodaii str. 7:
- a CDS encoding AAA family ATPase: MKLRIKSLGPISEESEIELGDLTVFFGPPNSGKSTVLRAIYYSLNTFGWELLSSKKPGYGLLNISYEIVDEKTVKLIFTPSDLFIRQSLPEGDFTFEPFSFIDFIKTHKVYERGIKGNVKFTSIVSPSECDEKVIKRLGEIGVNFEAEIIGNKGYARILTAIEGISESCRDYLYHVIAEGIVEEIGKRIYSKLELEFWKEMSKRESISNVLLIPYNRSLVAYEVVNIISRISQSTNNLLVLSDEFEEALRKSAWVAGSLLDVIELLFFYFRVLQSSSLLKRFGEGDKIYRILKPLIPGNVKLSENGELYYIEKKVIPWRFVSASIMEVISLLLTLREREIVLYEEPESQFHEKLQILMGLILYALTTTNKLVITTHSQTILYTLAFLSFLKPTSEEIIKLLDSLEIKNDELVENILEANKKIVRFYYFHDGRVEEISDETITKGIPSFVDVLDKELKWFSEIYLSRLRKGAVSKE; the protein is encoded by the coding sequence GTGAAGCTTAGGATTAAGTCCTTAGGTCCTATCAGTGAGGAGAGTGAAATAGAACTCGGTGATCTAACTGTCTTCTTCGGTCCCCCAAACTCTGGTAAATCAACTGTCTTAAGGGCTATTTACTATTCATTAAACACTTTTGGATGGGAGCTATTATCAAGTAAGAAACCTGGATACGGACTCCTCAATATTAGTTATGAAATCGTTGATGAAAAAACTGTAAAGCTTATTTTCACACCCTCTGACTTATTTATAAGGCAATCTCTTCCAGAAGGAGACTTCACTTTTGAGCCTTTTTCTTTTATTGATTTCATAAAAACTCATAAGGTGTATGAAAGAGGGATAAAAGGTAACGTAAAGTTCACTTCTATAGTGTCTCCTTCTGAGTGCGATGAGAAAGTAATAAAAAGACTAGGTGAGATAGGCGTAAATTTTGAGGCTGAGATTATAGGTAATAAAGGATATGCACGGATTCTTACAGCGATTGAAGGTATATCAGAAAGTTGCAGAGATTATCTATATCATGTAATTGCTGAAGGTATAGTAGAAGAAATAGGTAAAAGAATTTACTCTAAATTAGAATTAGAATTCTGGAAAGAAATGAGCAAAAGAGAGAGTATAAGCAATGTACTACTCATACCCTATAATAGGTCACTTGTGGCATATGAAGTTGTTAACATTATTTCACGAATAAGCCAGAGTACTAATAACCTACTTGTACTTTCTGACGAATTTGAGGAGGCTTTGAGAAAAAGTGCGTGGGTAGCAGGTTCACTTTTAGATGTTATAGAACTGTTATTCTTTTATTTTAGGGTACTTCAGTCCTCTTCTCTTTTAAAACGATTCGGAGAGGGTGACAAAATATATAGAATTTTAAAGCCATTAATTCCAGGTAATGTAAAGCTTAGTGAAAACGGAGAACTATATTATATTGAGAAAAAGGTTATTCCCTGGAGATTCGTCTCTGCATCAATAATGGAAGTTATAAGCTTACTCCTCACATTAAGAGAAAGAGAAATCGTATTATATGAGGAACCCGAATCACAATTTCACGAGAAGCTTCAAATACTTATGGGTCTTATCCTTTATGCATTAACAACCACAAATAAACTCGTTATAACCACACATAGCCAAACAATACTTTATACTCTAGCATTTTTATCCTTTTTAAAACCCACCTCAGAAGAGATTATAAAACTCCTAGACTCTCTTGAAATAAAAAATGATGAATTAGTAGAGAATATACTAGAGGCAAACAAGAAAATAGTTAGGTTTTACTATTTTCATGACGGTAGAGTTGAAGAGATAAGCGATGAGACTATAACCAAAGGTATACCTAGCTTTGTGGATGTACTTGATAAAGAGTTAAAATGGTTTTCTGAAATATATTTGTCCAGGTTGAGAAAGGGTGCCGTTTCTAAAGAATAG